From Bosea sp. NBC_00550, the proteins below share one genomic window:
- a CDS encoding glycoside hydrolase family 130 protein: protein MSQPTFLNRQALSLHPDPSRVVVRRFGPAAEPRNFNAAEKAKANHIVERVLSLDPAAAASLLAEVLENFNGRHRNLLERFEARADEMEDAFATHGAFTGVQRQLVGAYFLHEYSFEAAALFNPSIVLHPDQSGAPAGGCRFILSVRAVGEGHISSLTFRSGSIAADGGITIDPTSRLATIATLHNRMARLDGEDVEVVFAADIDISERVIFPVTAPQSNGIEDARFVACEEDGETVYRATYTAYDGRAIRSELIETRDFLSFRLSPLRGSAAVNKGMALFPRKLDGRYAMIARQDNENLYLIYSDDLLLWNGGVEILTPRFPWEFVQIGTCGSPIELDEGWLLLTHGVGAVRKYTIGAVLLDKADPSKVLARLREPFVQPEPSEREGYVPNVVYTCGAMRHGDMIVLPYAVSDSFCHFATVRIAALLDAMEISDAPLGARDQDERLPAGEPIFEREKS from the coding sequence TTGTCCCAGCCCACTTTTCTGAACAGGCAGGCCCTCTCCCTGCACCCCGACCCTTCAAGGGTCGTCGTGCGCCGGTTCGGCCCCGCGGCCGAGCCGCGGAATTTCAACGCCGCCGAGAAGGCCAAGGCGAACCATATCGTCGAGCGGGTGCTGTCGCTCGACCCGGCGGCGGCGGCAAGCCTGCTTGCCGAGGTGCTCGAGAATTTCAACGGTCGGCACCGCAACCTGCTGGAGAGGTTCGAGGCGCGGGCCGACGAAATGGAGGACGCCTTCGCCACGCATGGCGCCTTCACAGGGGTTCAGCGCCAGCTGGTCGGAGCCTATTTTCTGCATGAGTATTCGTTCGAGGCGGCAGCACTCTTCAATCCCAGCATCGTGCTGCATCCCGACCAGTCCGGCGCTCCCGCAGGGGGGTGCCGCTTCATCCTGAGCGTTCGTGCCGTTGGCGAGGGGCATATCTCGTCCCTGACCTTCCGCTCCGGATCGATCGCGGCCGATGGCGGCATCACCATCGACCCGACCTCGCGCCTGGCGACGATCGCCACCCTGCACAACCGCATGGCGCGCCTCGACGGCGAAGATGTCGAGGTCGTCTTCGCGGCCGATATCGACATCAGCGAACGCGTGATCTTTCCCGTGACCGCGCCCCAGTCGAACGGCATCGAGGATGCGCGCTTCGTCGCATGCGAGGAGGACGGCGAGACCGTCTACCGCGCCACCTATACCGCCTATGACGGCAGGGCGATCCGCTCGGAGCTGATCGAGACGCGTGACTTCCTGTCGTTCCGGCTGTCGCCGCTGCGGGGCTCCGCCGCCGTGAACAAGGGCATGGCGCTGTTTCCGCGCAAGCTCGACGGCCGTTACGCCATGATCGCGAGACAGGACAATGAGAACCTCTACCTGATCTATTCGGACGATCTCCTCCTCTGGAACGGCGGGGTCGAGATCCTGACGCCGCGATTTCCGTGGGAGTTCGTTCAAATCGGCACCTGCGGCTCCCCGATCGAACTTGACGAGGGCTGGCTGCTGCTGACCCACGGCGTCGGAGCGGTGCGGAAATACACGATCGGCGCCGTTCTGCTCGACAAGGCGGACCCGTCGAAGGTGCTGGCTCGCCTGCGCGAGCCTTTCGTCCAGCCCGAGCCCTCGGAACGGGAAGGCTATGTTCCCAACGTCGTCTACACCTGCGGCGCGATGCGCCACGGCGATATGATCGTCCTGCCCTATGCGGTCTCGGACAGCTTCTGCCATTTCGCCACGGTGAGGATCGCCGCGCTGCTGGACGCGATGGAGATTTCCGATGCACCCTTGGGTGCCCGCGACCAAGACGAGCGGCTTCCCGCCGGGGAGCCCATCTTCGAAAGGGAAAAATCATGA
- a CDS encoding extracellular catalytic domain type 1 short-chain-length polyhydroxyalkanoate depolymerase, translated as MRGADPDSGGQGRAGLEAPPARGLRAVLQKLRHERPSFVHTPSHGPAAAEGAGDSENFRARRFQSAAGSVAYKLYMPADHAGRELALVLMLHGCTQDPDDFARGTRMNALADEFGLIVAYPLQPKSANAQGCWNWFDTRHQQRGAGEPAVLAGLAQELASEFKIDRRRIFVAGLSAGGAMADILSSAYPDVFSAAGIHSGLPHGAACDVMSAFAAMKGTAKAAVKGGSPIRKIVFHGAADATVHPSNGKQVFDLTRSAHGEPAEFQTDAVINGKGVTRTLLGNGDRPAIAEHWLIKGGGHAWSGGDRLGSYADATGPDASREMIRFFLEA; from the coding sequence CTGCGGGGAGCAGATCCGGATAGCGGCGGCCAGGGCAGAGCCGGCCTCGAAGCGCCTCCGGCGCGGGGTCTCAGGGCGGTCCTGCAGAAGCTTCGCCATGAGCGGCCGAGCTTCGTTCACACCCCCAGCCATGGCCCAGCGGCCGCTGAAGGAGCCGGGGACAGTGAGAACTTTCGCGCGCGCCGCTTCCAATCGGCGGCAGGCTCGGTGGCATACAAGCTCTACATGCCCGCCGATCATGCCGGCCGGGAGCTCGCGCTGGTCCTGATGCTGCATGGCTGCACGCAAGATCCCGACGATTTCGCGCGCGGGACCCGGATGAACGCATTGGCCGACGAATTCGGCCTGATCGTCGCCTATCCCTTGCAGCCGAAATCGGCCAACGCCCAAGGCTGCTGGAACTGGTTCGACACCCGACATCAGCAGCGCGGCGCCGGCGAGCCGGCCGTGCTGGCCGGGCTTGCTCAGGAACTGGCTTCAGAGTTCAAGATCGATCGCAGGCGCATCTTCGTTGCCGGCCTGTCGGCGGGCGGTGCCATGGCCGACATCCTGTCATCGGCCTATCCCGACGTCTTTTCCGCAGCGGGTATCCATTCCGGCCTGCCTCATGGCGCGGCTTGCGATGTCATGTCTGCATTTGCCGCGATGAAAGGGACTGCGAAAGCAGCGGTGAAAGGTGGTTCGCCGATCAGAAAGATCGTTTTCCACGGGGCTGCCGATGCCACGGTCCATCCGTCGAACGGCAAACAGGTGTTCGATCTCACGCGCTCCGCCCATGGCGAACCGGCGGAATTTCAGACCGATGCAGTGATCAATGGCAAAGGCGTGACCCGGACGCTGCTCGGAAACGGCGATCGGCCGGCGATTGCCGAGCATTGGCTCATCAAGGGCGGCGGCCATGCCTGGTCGGGAGGCGACCGTCTGGGAAGCTATGCGGATGCGACGGGCCCCGACGCCTCGCGGGAGATGATCCGCTTTTTCCTCGAGGCCTGA
- a CDS encoding CopG family transcriptional regulator: MKAPDSEKLTLNLGFVDLGRIDLLVRDGFYSNRSDFIRTAIRNQLSSHSEIAAKATTRLALELGLRTFTRRDLEAVVAAGEQLEIRVLGLAVIDNDVSPELARTAIASLTVLGALHASPDIKAALADRLT; this comes from the coding sequence ATGAAAGCGCCCGATAGCGAAAAGCTGACGCTGAATCTCGGCTTCGTGGACCTCGGCCGCATCGACCTGCTGGTCAGGGACGGCTTCTATTCCAACCGGTCGGACTTCATTCGCACCGCAATCCGCAACCAGCTTTCGTCCCATTCGGAGATCGCGGCCAAGGCGACGACACGATTGGCGCTCGAATTGGGACTTCGGACATTCACGCGGCGGGACCTGGAGGCGGTGGTGGCCGCCGGTGAACAACTCGAAATCCGGGTCCTCGGCCTGGCCGTGATCGACAACGACGTCTCGCCGGAACTGGCGAGGACAGCCATCGCATCCCTCACGGTCCTCGGTGCCTTGCACGCATCCCCCGACATCAAGGCCGCCCTGGCCGACCGCCTGACATGA
- a CDS encoding metal ABC transporter permease: protein MSFLDTLLAPFQFEFMINALIISVLVAIPMALLSCFLVLKGWSLMGDAISHAVFPGVVIAYIVGFPYAIGAFVAGMFCAIATGFLKENSRIKQDTVMGIVFSGMFGFGLVLYVKIRSDVHLDHILFGDMLGVSWADIGQAALIAALTAAVIGVKWKDFLLHAFDPAQARAVGLRVNLLHYGLLSLISLTIVGALQAVGIIMAIAMLIAPGAIAFLLTRQFSTMLLLSVAIAVAGSFLGVYLSFFIDSAPAPTIVLLLSIAFVVAFIHASRRTARVMA, encoded by the coding sequence ATGAGCTTCCTCGACACGCTTCTGGCCCCCTTCCAGTTCGAGTTCATGATCAATGCCCTGATCATCTCGGTGCTGGTGGCGATCCCGATGGCCCTGCTCTCCTGCTTCCTCGTCCTCAAGGGCTGGTCGCTGATGGGCGACGCGATCTCGCACGCCGTGTTTCCGGGCGTGGTCATCGCCTATATCGTCGGGTTTCCCTACGCGATCGGCGCCTTCGTCGCCGGCATGTTCTGCGCCATCGCCACCGGCTTCCTGAAGGAGAACAGCCGCATCAAGCAGGACACGGTGATGGGCATCGTGTTCTCCGGCATGTTTGGCTTCGGGCTGGTTCTCTACGTCAAGATCCGGTCCGATGTGCATCTCGACCACATCCTGTTCGGCGACATGCTTGGCGTCTCCTGGGCCGATATCGGCCAGGCCGCGCTGATCGCCGCGCTCACGGCCGCCGTCATCGGCGTCAAATGGAAGGACTTTCTCCTGCATGCCTTCGATCCCGCGCAGGCGCGGGCCGTCGGCCTGCGGGTGAACCTGTTGCACTATGGCCTGCTCAGCCTGATCTCCCTGACCATCGTCGGCGCCCTGCAGGCCGTCGGCATCATCATGGCTATCGCCATGCTGATCGCGCCGGGTGCCATCGCCTTCCTGCTGACCCGGCAATTCAGCACCATGCTGCTCCTGTCCGTAGCCATCGCCGTGGCCGGCTCGTTCCTCGGCGTCTACCTGTCCTTCTTCATCGACAGCGCCCCGGCACCGACCATCGTGCTTCTGCTTTCCATCGCTTTCGTCGTGGCGTTCATCCATGCGAGCCGAAGGACGGCTCGGGTTATGGCGTAA
- a CDS encoding metal ABC transporter permease, protein MAGLIEPFTYDYMLTAMWVSALVGGVCAFLSCYLMLKGWSLIGDALSHAIVPGVAGAYMLGLPFSIGAFFSGGLAAAAMLFLNQRTKLKEDAIIGLIFSGFFGLGLFMVSISPTSVNIQTIVLGNILAITPGDTIQLAIIGFVSLAVLLVKWKDLMVVFFDESHARSIGLNPTALKVMFFTLLSASTVAALQTVGAFLVICMVVTPGATAYLLTDRFPRLLAIAVAIGATTSFTGAYASYFLDGATGGIIVCLQTLVFLIAFLFAPKHGMLAARRRAAQALEVGP, encoded by the coding sequence ATGGCCGGCCTGATCGAGCCCTTCACCTATGACTACATGCTGACCGCCATGTGGGTCTCCGCCCTCGTCGGCGGCGTCTGCGCGTTCCTGTCCTGCTATCTCATGCTCAAGGGCTGGTCGCTGATCGGCGATGCGCTGTCTCACGCGATCGTTCCCGGTGTTGCCGGCGCCTACATGCTGGGCCTGCCCTTCTCGATCGGCGCCTTCTTCTCGGGCGGGCTGGCCGCCGCCGCGATGCTCTTCCTCAATCAGCGCACCAAGCTGAAGGAAGACGCGATCATCGGGCTGATCTTCTCGGGCTTCTTCGGGCTAGGCCTGTTCATGGTCTCGATCTCGCCGACCTCGGTGAACATCCAGACCATCGTTCTCGGCAATATCCTGGCGATCACGCCGGGCGACACGATCCAGCTCGCCATCATCGGCTTCGTCTCGCTCGCGGTCCTCTTGGTCAAATGGAAGGACCTGATGGTGGTCTTCTTCGACGAGAGCCATGCGCGCTCGATCGGCCTCAACCCGACCGCGCTCAAGGTGATGTTCTTCACGCTCCTGTCGGCCTCGACGGTGGCGGCGCTCCAGACGGTCGGCGCCTTCCTCGTCATCTGCATGGTCGTCACGCCCGGGGCGACCGCCTATTTGCTGACGGATCGTTTTCCGCGGCTGCTCGCTATCGCCGTGGCGATCGGCGCGACCACCAGCTTCACCGGCGCCTATGCGAGCTATTTCCTCGACGGTGCAACCGGCGGCATCATCGTTTGCCTGCAGACGCTGGTCTTCCTGATCGCATTCCTGTTCGCCCCCAAGCACGGAATGCTGGCGGCCCGCCGCCGCGCCGCGCAGGCGCTGGAGGTAGGGCCATGA
- a CDS encoding manganese/iron ABC transporter ATP-binding protein: MNAPVRNPVHPASSDAGPGIAVKEATVTYRNGHTALRDASFQIPTGTIAALVGVNGSGKSTLFKAIMGFVRLAKGDIRVLGLSVAEALRRNLVAYVPQAEEVDWNFPVLVEDVVMMGRYGHMGMMRIPRAVDRAAVSVALARVNMGEFRKRQIGELSGGQKKRVFLARALAQDGRVILLDEPFTGVDVNTEDQIITLLRELRDEGRVMLVSTHNLGSVPEFCDRTILIKGTVLAYGPTVETFTQENLEKAFGGVLRHFVLSEAQSGKPTPVRVFTDDERPLVLQDGRATACAAEQGIEGPNRWPA; encoded by the coding sequence GTGAACGCGCCCGTCAGAAATCCGGTCCACCCCGCATCTTCGGATGCGGGGCCGGGCATTGCGGTGAAGGAAGCGACCGTGACCTATCGCAATGGTCATACCGCGCTTCGGGATGCGAGCTTTCAGATCCCCACGGGCACGATCGCGGCCCTCGTCGGGGTCAACGGCTCCGGCAAGTCGACGCTGTTCAAGGCGATCATGGGCTTCGTGCGGCTGGCGAAGGGCGACATCCGCGTGCTCGGCCTTTCGGTCGCGGAAGCGCTGCGCCGGAACCTCGTCGCCTATGTGCCGCAGGCGGAAGAGGTCGACTGGAACTTCCCCGTCCTGGTCGAGGACGTCGTTATGATGGGCCGCTACGGCCATATGGGCATGATGCGCATCCCCCGCGCGGTCGATCGCGCGGCCGTCTCGGTCGCGCTCGCCCGCGTCAATATGGGCGAGTTCCGCAAGCGCCAGATCGGCGAGCTCTCCGGCGGACAGAAGAAGCGCGTCTTTCTCGCCCGCGCTCTCGCGCAGGACGGCCGCGTCATCCTGCTCGACGAACCCTTCACCGGCGTCGACGTCAACACCGAGGATCAGATCATCACGCTGCTGCGCGAACTGCGCGACGAAGGCCGCGTCATGCTGGTCTCGACCCATAATCTCGGCTCCGTGCCGGAGTTCTGCGACCGCACCATCCTGATCAAGGGCACCGTGCTCGCCTACGGACCGACCGTCGAGACCTTCACGCAGGAGAACCTGGAGAAGGCTTTCGGCGGCGTGCTCAGGCATTTCGTCCTCAGCGAGGCGCAGAGCGGCAAGCCGACGCCTGTCCGCGTCTTCACCGATGACGAGCGGCCGCTCGTCCTGCAGGACGGCAGGGCAACGGCGTGTGCGGCGGAACAGGGCATTGAGGGGCCGAACCGATGGCCGGCCTGA
- a CDS encoding metal ABC transporter substrate-binding protein gives MLVNARRSVLAGLMAVGLAAALSTMPAAAQEKLKAVTTFTVIADIARNVAGDAAVVESITKPGAEIHNYQPTPGDIQRAQGAQLILWNGLNLELWFEKFFRNLKNVPSVVVSRGIEPMGIAEGPYTGKPNPHAWMSPTAALIYVDNIRQAFAKHDPKNAETYKANAEAYKAKIRAIVDPIKAELAKVPKQKRWLVSSEGAFSYLARDFDQKELYLWPINADQQGTPQQVRKVIDAVRKNKITVVFSESTISSAPAEQVARETGAKYGGVLYVDSLTEADGAVPTYIDLLRVTSDTIAKGLAQ, from the coding sequence ATGCTGGTTAATGCGCGACGATCGGTTCTGGCCGGACTGATGGCGGTCGGCCTGGCGGCCGCGCTGAGCACCATGCCGGCGGCCGCCCAGGAAAAGCTCAAGGCCGTCACGACCTTCACGGTGATCGCCGATATCGCAAGGAACGTGGCAGGCGACGCGGCGGTCGTCGAGTCGATCACCAAGCCCGGCGCCGAGATTCACAACTACCAGCCGACGCCGGGCGACATCCAGCGCGCCCAGGGCGCGCAGCTCATCCTGTGGAACGGTCTCAATCTGGAACTCTGGTTCGAGAAATTCTTCCGGAACCTCAAGAATGTGCCGAGTGTCGTGGTCTCGCGGGGTATCGAGCCGATGGGCATCGCCGAAGGTCCGTACACCGGCAAGCCGAACCCGCATGCCTGGATGTCGCCAACCGCGGCACTGATCTATGTCGACAATATCCGCCAGGCCTTCGCGAAGCATGATCCGAAGAACGCCGAGACCTACAAGGCCAATGCCGAGGCGTACAAGGCGAAGATCAGGGCCATCGTCGACCCGATCAAGGCGGAGCTCGCCAAGGTCCCCAAGCAGAAGCGCTGGCTGGTATCGAGCGAGGGAGCGTTCTCCTATCTCGCCCGCGATTTCGACCAGAAGGAACTCTATCTCTGGCCGATCAATGCCGATCAGCAGGGCACGCCCCAGCAGGTCCGCAAGGTCATCGACGCGGTGCGCAAGAACAAGATCACCGTCGTCTTTTCCGAAAGCACGATCTCTTCGGCGCCCGCCGAGCAGGTGGCGCGCGAGACCGGGGCGAAATATGGCGGCGTGCTCTATGTCGACTCGCTGACCGAGGCGGACGGGGCCGTGCCCACCTATATCGATCTGCTCCGGGTCACGTCGGACACTATCGCCAAGGGGCTCGCGCAGTGA
- a CDS encoding zinc-dependent alcohol dehydrogenase, whose protein sequence is MSHAIFLHAAGDARFAPFNLREGAPGETLLDVAAVGLCGSDLHYYKDGGIGSAVIAAPFVPGHEFSGWLTEDLPELGLARGELVAVDPNQSCGHCEHCREGHPNLCPDVVFIGAPPHDGAMTERIWVPKSQIVAVPQHFTPSDAVMLEPLGVAIHAVDLAKPRLLERIALLGCGPIGLLILQVLRAAGAGEILVCDPQPHRRALALQLGADKAGASVADIAEWTRGEGLPLVIEATNAPEGFRDAVRAARIGGRVVLVGIPDGDSYVVPAAEARRRGLSLKFSRRMGHVYPRAIELVARGKVDVDAVVSHRFALAEGPEAFRRHAANEGGMVKSLIYPRGSVSRG, encoded by the coding sequence ATGTCCCACGCCATTTTTCTACACGCCGCGGGCGACGCGCGCTTCGCCCCGTTTAATCTGCGCGAGGGCGCGCCCGGGGAAACGCTCCTCGATGTCGCCGCCGTCGGACTGTGTGGCAGCGATCTGCACTACTACAAGGACGGCGGCATCGGTTCTGCCGTGATTGCCGCGCCCTTCGTCCCCGGCCACGAGTTCAGCGGCTGGCTGACCGAGGATCTCCCGGAGTTGGGGCTAGCACGCGGCGAGCTGGTCGCAGTCGACCCCAACCAGTCTTGTGGCCATTGCGAGCATTGTCGCGAGGGCCATCCCAATCTCTGCCCCGACGTCGTCTTCATCGGTGCGCCACCGCATGACGGCGCGATGACGGAGCGCATCTGGGTGCCGAAATCGCAGATCGTCGCCGTCCCCCAGCATTTCACGCCCAGCGACGCCGTGATGCTCGAGCCGCTCGGCGTGGCGATCCACGCCGTCGACCTCGCCAAACCGCGCCTGCTGGAACGCATCGCTCTGCTCGGCTGCGGGCCGATCGGCCTCCTGATCCTGCAAGTGCTCAGGGCGGCCGGCGCCGGCGAGATCCTGGTCTGCGATCCGCAGCCGCATCGACGCGCGCTGGCGCTCCAGCTCGGGGCGGACAAGGCCGGCGCGAGCGTGGCCGACATTGCGGAATGGACACGCGGAGAGGGACTGCCGCTCGTGATCGAGGCCACCAACGCGCCGGAGGGCTTTCGCGACGCCGTGCGCGCGGCGCGGATCGGCGGGCGCGTCGTGCTCGTCGGCATCCCGGATGGCGACAGCTATGTGGTGCCGGCGGCGGAGGCGCGCCGTCGCGGCCTCAGCCTGAAATTCTCCCGGCGGATGGGCCATGTCTACCCCAGGGCCATCGAACTCGTCGCGCGTGGCAAGGTCGATGTCGACGCCGTCGTCAGCCATCGCTTCGCATTGGCCGAAGGGCCGGAGGCTTTTCGCCGGCACGCCGCCAATGAGGGGGGCATGGTGAAGAGCCTGATCTATCCGCGCGGTTCCGTGAGCCGCGGCTGA
- the xylB gene encoding xylulokinase — MSPLPSSVGSFIGIDLGTSSLKAILVDDRQRLLAAATRDLHVHRPEPLWAEQDPADWIEAALSALRELRQIAPAAFRGCRGIGLSGQMHGAVLLDQAGRPLRPCMLWNDGRSAAECAEIETAEPASRDITGNIAMPGFTAPKLLWVRRHEPDIFRRIQKVLLPKAYLRLALTGEAVEEMSDAAGTLWLDVASRDWSDRMLAATGLDRSHVPGLVEGSQPAGRMQAELSRELGFDTPPLFAGGAGDNAAGAVGLGAIAPGASFLSLGTSGVLWRTTGRFEPRADSAVHAFCYALPGLWHQMSVHLSAAASLSWWARVTGCAETDLLAPLGERLDAPSPALFTPYLSGERTPHNDPRMRGGFARLGHDTDRNTMTQAVMEGVAFSFRDGKAALESAGSPIGEAIVIGGGSRSDLWLSILANVLDMPLHRHAAAETGAAFGAARLARLACTGEDPREICLKPEGTPETFRPEPALVAAYAARYPVWQRAAAFSRELQ, encoded by the coding sequence ATGAGTCCGCTGCCCAGCAGTGTCGGCAGCTTTATCGGCATCGATCTCGGCACCTCGTCGCTCAAGGCCATCCTGGTCGACGATCGTCAACGCCTGCTGGCCGCGGCGACGCGCGATCTCCACGTCCACCGCCCCGAGCCGCTATGGGCGGAACAGGACCCCGCCGATTGGATCGAGGCTGCGCTGTCAGCGCTGCGGGAACTCAGGCAGATCGCCCCTGCCGCCTTTCGCGGCTGCCGGGGCATTGGCTTGTCCGGGCAGATGCACGGCGCCGTCCTTCTGGATCAGGCCGGCAGGCCGCTACGCCCCTGCATGCTCTGGAACGACGGCCGCTCGGCCGCGGAATGCGCGGAAATCGAGACAGCCGAGCCGGCGTCCCGCGATATCACCGGCAACATCGCCATGCCCGGCTTCACGGCGCCGAAGCTCCTTTGGGTCCGCAGGCATGAGCCGGACATCTTTCGCCGGATTCAAAAAGTCCTGCTGCCGAAAGCCTATCTGCGCCTCGCACTGACGGGAGAGGCCGTCGAGGAGATGTCCGACGCGGCGGGAACACTCTGGCTCGATGTCGCCAGCCGGGACTGGTCGGATCGCATGCTCGCCGCCACCGGCCTCGACCGCAGCCACGTGCCCGGTCTCGTCGAGGGCTCGCAACCTGCCGGAAGGATGCAAGCGGAACTGAGTCGGGAACTCGGTTTCGACACCCCACCGCTTTTTGCCGGAGGCGCGGGCGACAACGCGGCCGGGGCCGTAGGCCTCGGCGCCATCGCGCCGGGAGCGAGCTTCCTGTCGCTCGGCACCTCCGGGGTATTATGGCGCACGACCGGCCGCTTCGAGCCCCGGGCGGACAGCGCGGTTCATGCCTTCTGTTATGCCTTGCCGGGCCTCTGGCATCAGATGTCCGTTCACCTCTCCGCGGCTGCGAGCCTGAGCTGGTGGGCCCGCGTGACGGGCTGCGCGGAGACCGATCTGCTGGCGCCGCTCGGCGAACGGCTGGACGCTCCATCGCCCGCCCTGTTCACGCCTTATCTGTCGGGCGAGCGCACACCTCACAACGATCCCCGGATGCGGGGCGGTTTCGCCCGCCTTGGCCACGACACCGACCGGAACACCATGACCCAGGCCGTCATGGAGGGCGTCGCCTTTTCCTTCCGCGATGGCAAGGCGGCGTTGGAGAGTGCCGGCTCGCCGATCGGGGAAGCCATCGTCATCGGCGGCGGCTCCCGCTCCGATCTCTGGCTTTCCATTCTCGCCAATGTGTTGGACATGCCGCTGCATCGCCATGCAGCCGCCGAGACGGGCGCAGCCTTCGGCGCGGCGCGCCTCGCGCGCCTCGCCTGCACCGGCGAAGACCCGCGCGAGATCTGCCTGAAGCCGGAGGGCACGCCCGAGACTTTCCGTCCCGAGCCGGCACTCGTGGCAGCCTATGCGGCCCGCTATCCTGTCTGGCAGCGGGCCGCCGCCTTCAGCCGCGAACTGCAGTAG
- a CDS encoding HAD-IA family hydrolase, with protein sequence MHPLPHFDLIILDCDGVLVDSETISCRTLVDILSPLDPDYDLEGVMRRYLGRPASAVIEDYERMTGRPAPESFKRDWRARLFSAFSATLKPVEGVREAVEAFDADYCVASSSDEERIEHCLRKAELWDLFEGRIFSTTRVANGKPAPDLFLLAARERGVAPERCLVIEDSVSGVLAAKAAGMAAFGLTAGSHFAVLDQRRALLDAGADRLLGSWRELAIPAAAG encoded by the coding sequence ATGCATCCGCTTCCCCATTTCGACCTCATCATTCTCGATTGCGACGGCGTCCTCGTCGACAGCGAGACGATCAGCTGCCGCACCCTGGTCGACATTCTCTCTCCGCTGGATCCGGATTATGATCTCGAAGGGGTGATGCGGCGCTATCTCGGGCGTCCCGCGAGCGCCGTCATCGAGGACTATGAACGAATGACCGGCCGCCCGGCCCCGGAGAGCTTCAAGCGGGACTGGCGCGCGCGCCTCTTCTCCGCCTTCAGCGCTACGCTGAAACCTGTCGAAGGCGTGCGCGAGGCTGTGGAGGCCTTCGACGCCGATTACTGCGTCGCCTCTTCCAGCGACGAGGAGCGCATCGAGCACTGCCTGCGCAAGGCCGAGCTATGGGACCTGTTCGAGGGACGGATCTTCAGCACCACGCGTGTCGCAAACGGCAAGCCGGCACCCGACCTGTTCCTGCTCGCGGCGCGAGAACGCGGCGTTGCTCCTGAGCGCTGCCTGGTGATCGAGGACAGCGTCAGCGGCGTGCTGGCGGCCAAGGCGGCCGGAATGGCCGCTTTCGGGCTGACGGCGGGCAGCCATTTCGCCGTCCTGGATCAAAGACGCGCGCTGCTCGATGCAGGCGCCGACAGATTGCTCGGCTCATGGCGTGAGCTCGCCATCCCCGCAGCAGCCGGCTGA
- a CDS encoding sugar-binding transcriptional regulator codes for MADSDNARLDDAARAGWLYYIAGRTQDDIAQILNISRPAAQRLVSLCRSEGLISFRMNHPIADCMELAARLRDRFELQHCDIAPSDGSGETAAAGVAALGGVLIERWLRSRKSLVMALGTGRSMRASIERVSPMSCPLHRLVSLVGTISPDGSASPFDTLVKLAEITKAQHFPMPLPLYVSSPEERAQLIEIESIRRIRAIAGEADLWLMGISQIGDDAVLYRDGFMTRSELLELVRLGGVGEVTGWVFDVEGRIIDGGTNRRVTSVPPEPGSDRLRICIAQGAAKVAPLRAALKGRIINGLITDEETARALLAN; via the coding sequence ATGGCCGACAGCGACAACGCCCGCCTCGACGACGCTGCCCGCGCCGGCTGGCTCTATTACATTGCCGGCCGCACGCAGGACGATATCGCCCAGATCCTGAACATCTCGCGCCCGGCCGCGCAGCGCCTCGTCTCGCTCTGCCGCAGCGAAGGGCTCATCAGCTTCCGGATGAACCATCCGATTGCCGATTGCATGGAGCTTGCCGCGCGCCTGCGTGATCGTTTCGAGCTGCAGCATTGCGACATCGCCCCATCCGACGGATCGGGAGAAACGGCGGCCGCGGGCGTTGCCGCGCTCGGCGGCGTCTTGATCGAACGCTGGCTGCGCTCGCGCAAATCGCTGGTGATGGCGCTCGGCACGGGCCGCTCGATGCGGGCCAGCATCGAGCGCGTCTCGCCGATGTCCTGCCCCCTGCACCGGCTCGTCTCGCTCGTCGGAACCATCTCCCCGGACGGCTCGGCAAGCCCGTTCGACACCTTGGTGAAGCTGGCCGAGATCACCAAGGCTCAGCATTTTCCGATGCCGCTGCCGCTCTACGTCTCGAGCCCAGAGGAACGGGCGCAGCTGATCGAGATCGAGTCGATACGGCGCATCCGCGCCATCGCCGGCGAGGCCGACCTCTGGCTGATGGGCATCAGCCAGATCGGCGACGACGCCGTGCTCTACCGCGACGGCTTCATGACGCGCAGCGAGCTGCTCGAACTCGTTCGCCTGGGCGGCGTCGGCGAGGTGACGGGCTGGGTCTTCGATGTCGAGGGCCGGATCATCGACGGCGGCACCAACCGGCGCGTGACCAGCGTGCCGCCGGAGCCGGGGAGCGACCGGCTGCGCATCTGCATCGCCCAGGGCGCCGCGAAGGTGGCGCCTCTGCGCGCCGCCTTGAAGGGCCGAATCATCAACGGCCTGATCACCGACGAAGAAACCGCCCGCGCGCTTCTCGCCAACTGA